The Leptospira sp. WS39.C2 genome contains a region encoding:
- a CDS encoding DUF2339 domain-containing protein yields the protein MEEKETKEILSKIQSMERELFYLKEKVLSLSDQKPTQKTVSLDPKNQTTVTTISEPVSIEEGPNWFIQWIGQNLFVKLGVFSLALASIWFFYMAIEEYWINESVRIWIGILSSIPILWYGFKTRETRPYLSPSLLGLGIAVLFSAYYSGYVWYDLYGTETCFIGLILLSLTAVGISYAEKSEVLFGFASLGVFLSPILVSTGQNSYPFLFTYLIIWNVLFFLIRKDMPWKVVPLLILFANHLIFATWADSKLEESKVFFPLMFQIGVYLLFLIREFEILKVTKDRNPIFTLVTIGFTLGLGFLQSFWIFGIFYPTLKPFLLTLVLILFYALYQRSLKDTILTEYSKKTYDIIGLYGLPLIISVIVMGMTGKVLAFSLISFAFVVTIAATYSKQMYMYLATFPVWFFALFYIFAFTYRSFNEIPFVNGRFLIFVTGSLYLVFSYWYSRHFSTFSKLFLYAAYPYFLLGNFVEIYLGFPEEKRLFLYSISLILYGLITLVIGFQKQIQSLKVIGFVSLALVVTKFYLYDFWNLALGYRILAGLFLGITLIVTGTFYNRIKKETT from the coding sequence GTGGAAGAAAAAGAAACAAAAGAAATTTTATCCAAAATCCAATCGATGGAGAGAGAACTTTTTTACTTAAAAGAAAAAGTCCTTTCCCTTTCAGATCAAAAACCCACGCAAAAAACCGTTAGTTTAGACCCAAAAAACCAAACAACTGTTACAACCATCTCTGAACCTGTTTCTATTGAAGAAGGTCCGAATTGGTTCATCCAATGGATTGGCCAAAATTTATTTGTGAAACTTGGGGTATTTTCACTGGCCCTTGCATCAATTTGGTTTTTCTATATGGCCATTGAAGAATATTGGATCAATGAATCAGTCCGGATTTGGATTGGTATCCTTTCTTCTATACCAATTTTATGGTATGGTTTCAAAACGAGGGAAACTCGGCCCTATTTATCGCCAAGTTTACTTGGACTAGGCATTGCTGTTTTATTTTCTGCTTATTATTCTGGTTATGTTTGGTATGATTTGTATGGGACAGAAACATGTTTCATTGGTCTTATCTTACTGAGTTTAACGGCAGTTGGAATTTCCTATGCAGAAAAAAGCGAGGTACTCTTTGGATTTGCCAGTTTAGGTGTTTTTCTTTCTCCAATTTTAGTTTCCACAGGCCAAAACTCGTATCCGTTTTTATTTACCTACCTAATCATTTGGAATGTTCTATTTTTTTTGATTCGAAAAGATATGCCATGGAAAGTCGTACCACTACTCATTTTATTTGCAAACCACCTAATTTTTGCTACTTGGGCAGACTCTAAACTGGAGGAATCAAAAGTATTTTTCCCATTAATGTTTCAAATTGGAGTTTACCTTTTATTTTTGATAAGGGAATTCGAAATTCTAAAAGTTACAAAAGACAGAAATCCTATCTTTACGTTAGTTACAATTGGATTTACTTTGGGACTTGGATTTTTACAATCCTTTTGGATTTTTGGAATTTTTTACCCAACATTAAAACCATTTTTACTAACACTCGTTCTCATTCTATTTTATGCGCTTTACCAAAGGTCGCTAAAAGATACAATCTTAACCGAATATTCAAAAAAAACCTACGATATCATTGGTCTTTATGGATTACCTCTTATCATCAGTGTGATTGTTATGGGAATGACTGGAAAGGTTCTCGCATTCAGCTTGATTAGTTTTGCTTTTGTTGTCACGATCGCAGCAACTTATTCAAAACAGATGTATATGTATTTAGCAACATTCCCTGTTTGGTTCTTTGCTTTGTTTTATATATTTGCTTTTACCTATCGTTCTTTTAATGAAATCCCTTTTGTTAATGGTAGATTTCTAATATTTGTTACAGGAAGTTTGTATTTAGTTTTTTCCTACTGGTATAGTAGGCATTTTTCAACCTTTTCTAAACTGTTTTTGTATGCCGCTTATCCTTATTTTTTACTTGGAAACTTTGTAGAAATTTACCTTGGTTTCCCGGAAGAAAAACGACTTTTTCTCTATTCAATCAGTTTGATTCTGTATGGTCTCATCACTCTTGTGATTGGATTCCAAAAACAAATCCAATCCTTAAAGGTGATTGGATTTGTATCTCTTGCACTGGTTGTTACCAAATTTTATCTCTATGATTTTTGGAATTTAGCTTTAGGGTATCGTATCCTTGCCGGGTTATTTTTAGGAATCACACTGATCGTTACAGGAACATTTTACAATCGAATCAAAAAGGAAACTACATGA
- the ispG gene encoding (E)-4-hydroxy-3-methylbut-2-enyl-diphosphate synthase: protein MSTKYNESPFFYKRRPTREVKVGDVGIGGKNPIRVQSMITSNTRDTDASIQQILDLEKAGSEIVRLTVPSQADADNLPNIRKRMKELGLKVPLVADIHFTPQVALKCVEWVEKVRINPGNFADKKKFEIIEYTDKDYNEELERIEEVFTPLVLRAKELGVAMRIGTNHGSLSDRIMNRFGDTPLGMVESALEFIRIAERNSYQDIVVSMKASNPQVMIQAYRMLVSRFYDLGMDYPLHLGVTEAGDGKDGRIKSAIGIGSLLEDGLGDTIRVSLTEDAIHEIPVAKELVRKYNDLYLSSFTNNQNSKEKDTIYTEFRDPFQYSRFYSRELSIGNQMIGDTNPVRIESCIPFYGEGTTEEVLNIIQRGTKSGRVPELLHFEINSELDLLSLGTMVRRGSFPLPVSVELSLDLLYQYETFAEDLYRFQKWVIPPSIFLKESEESLEDLLQFVFRYAKDKRSVEWTFAATNIEDVTKILWECKKRNMENILFSLKDGDLLTTRKLANLLKESDYPIVLNVSGKNKDQLLYDASIQAGGSLLDGIGDIIRLSFGDGEAEECLHLSFDILQATRLRLTKTEYISCPSCGRTMFDLQTTTAKIKEKTGHLKGVKIAVMGCIVNGPGEMADADFGYVGAGIGKVHLYKGKEIVKKGVSETEAPDLLIELIRENGMWNDPE, encoded by the coding sequence ATGAGCACCAAATATAACGAATCGCCCTTTTTCTACAAAAGACGCCCTACCCGAGAAGTGAAGGTAGGAGATGTTGGAATTGGAGGAAAAAATCCAATCCGAGTCCAATCTATGATTACATCTAACACAAGAGATACGGATGCAAGCATCCAACAAATTTTGGATTTAGAAAAAGCAGGTTCCGAAATTGTTCGCCTAACAGTACCTAGTCAAGCGGATGCAGATAATTTACCCAATATCCGAAAAAGAATGAAAGAACTGGGTCTAAAAGTCCCACTAGTGGCAGATATCCACTTCACTCCACAAGTCGCTTTAAAATGTGTGGAATGGGTTGAAAAGGTTCGTATCAATCCTGGTAATTTTGCTGACAAAAAAAAATTTGAAATCATTGAATACACAGACAAAGATTATAATGAAGAGTTAGAACGAATCGAAGAAGTTTTCACTCCCCTCGTCCTCCGAGCTAAAGAACTTGGTGTTGCGATGAGAATTGGAACCAACCATGGAAGTTTATCAGACCGCATTATGAACCGATTTGGAGACACACCACTTGGTATGGTGGAATCCGCTTTGGAATTCATTCGTATAGCGGAAAGAAATTCTTACCAAGACATCGTTGTTTCTATGAAGGCATCGAACCCTCAAGTGATGATCCAAGCCTATCGTATGTTAGTCTCTAGATTCTATGACTTAGGGATGGACTACCCACTCCACTTGGGTGTAACAGAAGCTGGGGATGGAAAAGATGGAAGGATCAAATCGGCAATTGGAATCGGAAGTTTACTCGAAGATGGTCTTGGTGATACAATTCGTGTTTCTCTTACAGAAGATGCCATCCACGAAATCCCTGTTGCAAAAGAACTTGTACGCAAATACAACGATTTGTATTTATCATCTTTTACAAATAATCAAAATTCTAAAGAAAAAGATACTATATACACAGAATTTCGCGATCCATTCCAATACTCTCGTTTTTATTCAAGAGAATTATCCATTGGAAACCAAATGATTGGTGATACAAATCCAGTTCGTATTGAATCTTGTATTCCATTCTATGGTGAAGGGACAACAGAAGAAGTTCTTAACATCATCCAAAGAGGGACAAAATCAGGAAGAGTTCCCGAACTTTTACATTTTGAAATCAATTCTGAATTAGACTTATTATCTCTTGGAACTATGGTAAGAAGAGGGTCCTTTCCCCTTCCCGTTTCAGTAGAACTCTCCCTTGATTTACTTTACCAATACGAAACATTTGCTGAAGATTTATATAGGTTCCAAAAATGGGTCATTCCTCCTTCAATATTTTTAAAGGAATCGGAAGAATCCTTAGAAGATCTTTTACAATTTGTATTCCGGTATGCCAAGGATAAACGTTCCGTTGAATGGACTTTTGCAGCAACTAACATAGAAGATGTGACTAAGATCCTTTGGGAATGTAAAAAAAGAAATATGGAAAATATCCTATTTTCCTTAAAAGATGGTGACCTTCTTACAACAAGAAAACTTGCCAATTTATTAAAAGAATCTGACTACCCAATTGTATTAAATGTATCAGGAAAAAATAAAGACCAATTATTATACGATGCTTCCATCCAAGCAGGAGGGAGTTTACTCGATGGGATAGGAGATATCATTCGGCTTTCTTTTGGAGATGGAGAAGCGGAAGAATGTTTACATTTGAGTTTTGACATTTTACAAGCGACACGACTTCGGTTAACGAAAACAGAATATATCTCTTGTCCTTCTTGTGGACGAACCATGTTTGATCTCCAGACAACAACAGCTAAAATCAAAGAAAAAACAGGGCATTTAAAAGGTGTCAAAATCGCAGTGATGGGATGTATAGTAAATGGTCCTGGTGAAATGGCTGATGCTGATTTTGGTTATGTGGGAGCAGGGATTGGTAAAGTCCACCTCTACAAAGGAAAGGAAATTGTAAAAAAAGGTGTATCTGAAACGGAAGCACCTGATCTTCTTATCGAACTCATCCGTGAAAATGGAATGTGGAACGATCCTGAATAA
- a CDS encoding DUF1499 domain-containing protein, whose amino-acid sequence MKQKTATTIFGLLTVIFFMNCTGTRPDQLGIRTGKLTDCPKTPNCISSFSDPADKEHFRSAEPYKKPTSEAISILKSRILNHPRTKIIKEENNYLYVEFTSFLMRYVDDVEFYFDEKTKLLHFRSASRLGKSDLGVNRKRIESLLKDIEI is encoded by the coding sequence ATGAAACAAAAAACAGCCACAACAATATTTGGACTTTTAACCGTGATTTTTTTCATGAATTGTACGGGAACAAGACCAGACCAATTAGGAATCCGAACTGGAAAACTTACTGATTGCCCGAAAACACCTAATTGTATCAGCAGTTTTTCAGATCCAGCTGACAAAGAACATTTTAGAAGTGCAGAACCGTATAAAAAACCAACCTCCGAAGCGATTAGCATTCTAAAAAGTCGGATTTTAAACCATCCAAGAACCAAAATCATCAAAGAAGAAAACAATTATTTATATGTAGAGTTTACTTCGTTTCTCATGAGGTATGTGGATGATGTAGAATTTTATTTTGATGAAAAAACAAAACTCCTCCACTTTCGATCTGCATCTAGGTTAGGAAAATCTGATTTAGGAGTGAACCGAAAACGAATCGAGTCTTTACTAAAAGATATAGAAATTTAA
- the mutY gene encoding A/G-specific adenine glycosylase translates to MNPQKKLREWYLLNKRELPFRNKKQAYPIWISEVMLQQTRVAAMLPLFENFLKRFPNPETLAKSSEEEVLSYWKGLGYYSRARNIRKAAIQLVDQYNGSFPKNLELVLKLPGIGNYTARAVLSIAYDLPLAVLDGNVKRVLSRYFGYTVNILGPKADLDLQKMADDFLNREYPGDHNQAVMELGAMLCLPESPKCLLCPLTEGCFSRIHGKTKEIPVREKNQKQIRLTGEIWVIQKEDLYLLIKEPKTRFLKGMFHLPYGFLGDLPNEEYEPSELFLFLRKHWKLTPSIGTVKHTITHHKLEYSVPHLKLSHIQELETQLRSLTIEFKWVELEQLETEFPSSLARKVKKILLY, encoded by the coding sequence TTGAACCCACAAAAAAAACTCCGCGAATGGTATCTTTTAAACAAACGAGAGTTACCATTTCGTAACAAAAAACAAGCTTATCCCATTTGGATTTCAGAAGTGATGTTGCAACAAACAAGGGTTGCTGCTATGTTACCTTTGTTTGAGAACTTCCTAAAACGTTTTCCGAACCCAGAGACTCTTGCCAAATCTTCTGAAGAAGAAGTCCTCTCCTATTGGAAGGGGCTTGGTTATTATAGTCGTGCAAGGAATATTCGGAAAGCAGCCATCCAACTCGTAGACCAATACAATGGTTCTTTTCCTAAAAATTTGGAATTGGTTTTAAAACTACCTGGTATTGGAAATTATACAGCGAGAGCAGTCCTTTCCATTGCATACGATTTACCATTAGCGGTTCTTGACGGTAATGTCAAACGTGTCTTGTCGCGTTACTTTGGTTATACGGTAAATATCCTCGGTCCAAAAGCGGACTTAGATCTCCAAAAAATGGCAGACGATTTTTTAAACAGAGAATACCCGGGTGACCACAACCAAGCGGTGATGGAACTCGGGGCAATGTTATGTTTACCTGAATCACCTAAGTGTTTGTTATGTCCATTGACGGAAGGTTGTTTTTCTCGTATCCACGGAAAAACGAAAGAGATCCCCGTTCGCGAAAAAAATCAAAAACAAATTCGATTAACTGGTGAGATTTGGGTGATCCAAAAAGAGGATTTATACCTTCTCATCAAAGAACCAAAAACTCGTTTTTTAAAAGGAATGTTCCACCTTCCCTATGGATTTTTAGGTGATCTACCTAATGAAGAATACGAACCTTCTGAATTGTTTCTTTTTTTGCGAAAACATTGGAAATTGACTCCATCAATTGGAACGGTCAAACATACAATCACACATCATAAATTAGAATATTCTGTTCCACACTTAAAACTCAGCCATATTCAAGAATTGGAAACTCAATTAAGATCACTAACAATCGAATTTAAGTGGGTGGAATTGGAACAATTAGAAACTGAATTCCCTTCTTCCTTAGCAAGGAAAGTGAAAAAGATTTTGCTTTACTAA